In the genome of Campylobacter helveticus, the window GTGCGTCATCTCTTGCGACTATGCTAACCAAACGCCCCAAATTTAAGTCAAATTGAAATTTCAAAGGCTGTAAAAGCTCTGCCATATCAAGCCCCACCTTTTCTATCTTTTCTCTTATTTGCATAATTTGCTCGATACTATCTTGCATACCCCCCCCCCGTGCAAATGCACTTAAGTCAATTTTATCTAAGTAAGGTTTTACTCGTGAGTTTAACTCGTCCAAATTTTCCTCTAAATTTTTTCTAAATTCAAGGCAGTTTTGTCTGGCTTGGTAAAGTTTATATAGGGCTTTAAGCAGAAATTCTTTTTGTTTTTTTTCGTTTAAATTTTCTAATTTCTCTAATACTCCTTTTTCTTCGGTAAAAAATTCCTCACAGCATTCTTTAAAAGGCTTTTCTATCGTTCCCTTTATCCTCGCACCACCCTCTGTGGCATTGTAAAAGTGATATTTTTTATCCAAAATGCTGAGTTGTTTTTCTAAAAAATGTTTAAACATATGCCATACGAAATGCGTTTTTACCCTAGTTCCACCATAACCCTCTATCTCAAAAATATCTTCATAACCCTCACTTTCAAAATGTTCTCCGTTTTGATAATCTTTAGAGTGAGAGCTTCCATCTTCGCCATAAGCTAGGTCTTGCCCTATAAAGACGATATTTTGAAAGTCCAAAAAAGAAGCAATACTTAAACTCATATGTGCCACGCTCACGGCTTCATTTAAATATCCAAAGCGTTTAAGGGCGGTAAAGACATAAAAGGGCAGAAATTTTTCTATGAGACTATAATTTTTATTTCTTCTCTCTAAATACTCTATGGCTTTTGGAGAAACCAAAGAAGCAAGCAAAAAGGTCGTTTTGTCATCTTTAGTGCCAAAGTCGTGCTTAAAAAATTCTGCTGTAAAATCTGTGCGTTCTACCATACACACATAATCAGGAATGATGTCATTTTGTATTAAGATAGGGTAAGCTGAGTCCGCCGCAAAAATGACGACCTTATCTTGGAATTCTTTTAAAAGGGGGAGTTGTTTTGCTAGGCTTGGACCGGTGCTTACTATCACGCAGGATTTAAACTGCCCTTTTCTTTTTGCTTTTAATTCTTGTGTGGTTGGATGGCTTATCATTTTAGCTAAATTAAGACTATGGTGTTTAATGCCAAGCAAAGAATCATAAGCATCATTTCCATAAGAGTTGATTGTATTTTCGATGGTGTGCGAGAAAATTTCATTTGTATGCTTCACATTATCTTTAAATTTTTCATAATAACTTGAGTGAAGTTCTAAAAAATAAACTCTAGACGAGTAAAAGGCGGGTTTAAATTCTGTAAATAAGGCTTGTGCGTCTAGATTGACATCATCTTTTGGATTTAAAAATAAAATTTTGCTTTTTTCAAATTCTTTAGAAAAATCAACAAGATGAAAAATGTGATAAATGATTTCTATCTCGCTTTCAAAAATGACAAATAAAAGATGATGTTCATTTTGTGCTAAAACTTTATACAAAAGTCCATTGCCAAAGCCGTAAAAATAAAGCACGGGATAAAGTGGGTAGCTTTCATTATAAAGTTTTATCATTTGATTTAATTCTTGCATAGGATTTTGATAGAGTAAAGAATTATCCCTTAAATCCTGCAGATTAATATCCAAAGGGTCGCTACCCGTTAGAATTTTAAAATGAAATGGCGCTTTTACCTTGCTTAGAGCTTCTTTTAAGATGGGGTTTTTTAACGCCTTTAAATTTTTTTCATAAATACTCATTCATATCCTTTTAAAAGCTCATTTTGCTCTTTTAACAACCCAAAAAGCTTTACAAAATAGCTTTTTTGTGTATTTAAATCGCTCATAATATCGGCATTTTGAGCTTTTAACTTTAATCTTTCGCTTTCTAAATCAAAAAGCAAATTTAAAAATAAATCCGTGCAAATATCTTGCTTTTTAAAATCCTCGCTTATTTGTTTAAAAATATGCAAAAAGCATTCCAAATTTTCATTTTTCGCAATGGCATTTTCAAAATCTTTTAAAACATTTTCTAATTTAAGGGCAAATTCTTCGCCTCCTTGAGCGAGACTTTTCACTCTTAAAAGGGTGTTTTCTTTAGGGATTTTTCCGCTTTTTAGGGTGAATTTTTTCTTTTTTTCGCAAAGTAAATTTTCGCAGCACCACGCAAAGCTTTTTTCTATCGTCCCCTCTATCCTCGCCCCGCCCTGTGTGGCGTTAAAGGTGCGGATATTTAGTATTTTAGCGGTATTAATGTCTCTTTGAAGTCCTAGCCTAAAAAGCGTCCAAGCAAGAGAGCTTTGCGCCAAAGCCTCGCCCCCATAAGCCTCGCACAAAAATTTGTCCTTATCTCGCTTAAAGTCGTCTTTGTGGTGGCTAAGAAGCGTGTAGCTTTTTTCGTGAGAAAGTCCGCCCTCATCATAGGCTAAATCCTGTCCTATGAAGATGATATTTTCAAACCTTAAAGCCGCCGCACACTCATAAGCCATATTTGCGACACTCGCCCCCACGCCTAGATAGCCAAATTCATCACATTTTAAAGCATTTTCGAAATAAAAAGGTCTTAAAACAAGAAGAAAATTTTTATCTTCAAGGTATTTTAAAGTGTTGGGGTGGGTTAAAGAAGAGATGATGAAAAGGGTATCTTCATCAAATTTTGTAGAGTTTTCGTTAAAAAACTCACTTGTGAGCTCTAGCCTTTCTAAAGAAAAAACAAAATCAGGCTTGATATTTTCTTTTTTTAAGATAGTATAAGCACTATCGGCGGCAAAAATGACGGCTTTATCTTGGATTTTTTTTAAAAGGGGGAGTTGCTTTGTGAGGCTAGGACCTGTGGATACTATAATGGCGGTTTTATTTTGAAAGCGGTAAGTTTGTAAAAAGTCCTTAAATTTAGGTCTTTCAAGCATAGTGCTAAGATTAGTCAGAGTGTGCTTCATACCCACTAGCGTGTCTTTTGTGTCGTTACCCTTTTGCAAAAGCAAAAAGTCAAAATGCTCTTTCATCTTGCTGTGCCAAAACTCTAGATTCTCATTTTCGTAAAAAGCACTATGTGAAAATAGGGTATAAATTTTGTAGCTCGTTTGGATAAGCTCATTTTGAAAAAGTGCGTCAAGCTCTTTTAAATTTGTGATTAAGATGAGTTTTTTGCTAAGGATTTCCTCGCTAAAATCAATCAGGCTAAAAACGAGGCTTAAAAGCTCTAAATCTTCCTCAAAAACAACAATGCTTTGTCTTTGACATAAAATTTTATAAAGCGTGCCATTGCCAAAGCCGTAAAAATAAAGCAGAGGATAATATGCATAATGTTCTCTTAAAAAAATAAGTTTAGCGCTTAATTCTTCCTTGACATTTTGATAAATTTTTTGCTCTTTAAAATAGAGATTAAAGTCATCACTAAGGCTAAATTTATCTTGATTTTGGGGCAGGTTTAAATTTGGATTACTCTGTTTTAATGCTTTGAGATTTTTAGTAAGATGAGGTGGATTTATCATAAATCCTCTTCTTTTAAAGGCGTGGCAAATTCTATATCTCTTTTTGCTTTTTTGCCTAAAATTTGAGGGTAGAATTTGGGGTGTAAGCCAAATGAGGGACGCACGGATTTGATATTTTCTTCGCTAAAAATTTCACCTTTTTTAATATTTTTGCTAGCATACAAGCTTCTTGCAAAACGCCTGTTTTGAAGTGTTTTTTCATCTAGGCTTAAATCCTCACTCCCCAAAGCACTCTCTGCCTCTCTTACCGCATCTACCATAGCCTTAAATTCGCTAAAATCAAGACTAAAAGCACTATCCTCACTTTTGATACTTTTATCTAGTATGAAATGTTTTTCTATCACTCTAGCACCCAAAGCTACGGCTAAGGTAGCACTAAAATGCCCCTCGCTATGGTCGCTTAGTCCTACTTCGTAACCAAATTTTTTAAGGCTTTTAAGGGCATTTAAATTCATATCGCTTAATTTTGCGGGGTAAGCTGAGGTGCATTTTAAAAGGCATAAGTTTTCATTTTTTTCTTCTTTAAAAATTTCACAAACCCTAGCAATTTCGCTCTCATCAATGATTCCTGTGGATACAAAGGTGGGTTTTTTCTCTTTTGCGACTTGACGCACAAAAGTTTCATCATTTGCCTCAAAAGAGGCGATTTTATAAGCCGCTGGGTCAAAACGGCGTAAAAATTCTAAATCTTCCTTGCTAAAAGGGCTAGAAAAACAGATAAGCCCCGCGTCTTGTGATGCTTCAAAAAGCTGAGAGTGCCACTCATAAGGTGTTTTTGCACTTTCGTAAAGCTCAAAAAACTTTCTTTTATCCCAAAGCCCCCCTTTGATGATAAAATCCTCTTTATCGCTATCTAAAGTAAGGCTTTGTGGGGTGTAGGTTTGAATTTTAACTGCATTTGCCCCTGCTTCTTTGGCGGCTTTGATGGTTTTTAGTCCAAGTTCTAAGCTGCCAGAATGATTAGCTGAAAGTTCTGCGATGATGAAAACGCCTTTTGTGGTATCAAAATCATTTATAAGCATTTTGCGTCCTTAGCTTAAATATTTGCGTAAAAGTGCGATAAGCTCATTTTTACTAATGGAGCTTAAAACCTCACTAATGCACTCAAATTCTGTAATTTTTTCTTTTGTGAAAAGTATAATGTGGCTTTGTGGATTGTGATTTTTATAGATATGAAGAAGAATTTTAATCTGCTCTAAGTCAAATTTTATCACTTCATAATCTAGCAAAACGAGGCGGTAGCTTTCCTTACTCAAGCATTCTTTAAGCTTTGATAAAGAATGCACTAAAGTATTTTGCGAGCATTGTTTTTCTATAATGCTAAAAAATAAATTTGCGTCAAATTCATTTTGCTTAAACAAAAGCACATTGTTTAAAACGCCTTTTTCAAATTTCTTTGGGGTTAATTTTTCTAATCTTTTTTTAAGGATAAGTTCGAGCATTTTTTTATCAAGCGGCATTGTTAAAAAGCAAGGGTAGTTTAAGTTTTTATCCCGACCAAAAACAATAAAATCTTCATCTTTTTTGTCTAATTTTTGATAAATTTCATCTTTTACAAAAATGAGGTGATAATCGTTTCTATCAAAGCTAAGTTCTTTAAAAAATATACTTTGAATTCCAAAATATGCTAGGATATTTTGAATAAGAAAATTCTCCAAATCATCATTATTTATCAAAGCAACCTTAGCCTCATAACGCAAAAATTTATCCTTGCGTCCCCCTAAACTTTTGTTATAGCTTATGGGGTGGTTGATGGCAAGGCGGAGAGTTTCTTTTTGCTTATGAAGGGCATTAAGCAAAAGGGAGAGCGTTTTTTCATCGGCTTCAATGTAATAAAGTGCATTTTGGATATTTCCTAGATGATAGTAAAGCTCTTCTAATAAAAAAAGAGTTTCACCTTTTTCCAAATTTGCCTTTTTAATGCGGTAATTTTGCGTTTCTAAATGCTCTTTTAGTGAATCAAGTGCCTTTTCGACATCTTCATTTTTTTCAAGTAAAGAAATTTTATAAAATATTTTTTGTAAAAAACGCTTTTTTTTAAAAATTGTGATAAATAAAACCAAGCTTAAAAGCAAAATGCTAAGAAAAAGGCTTAATTTAATTTGCTCTTTTACCGTATCAAGTGCGTCAAAATCCACGCTGAAAAAGAGTAAAAAGGCATTTAAGATAAAGATAAAAAAGCTTAGCATCATTGTATTTCCTTAATTTTTTGAGCTGTTTTTACATTTGTAAGCATTTTTAGTTCCTCAAAATTTGCTTGATAAATTTTTTCAAAATCTCCATAAAAGGATAAAAGTTTTTGTAAATACCCCTCACTAATGCCTAAATTTAGAAGTTTAGAGCTTTTTAAATCTTGTTTTTTCTTGATGTTTTGATGAAAAGAAAGGGCAAAGCGGTGTGCTTCATCGCGTAATTTTTGCAAAAATTGCAATTTTTTATCATCGGTGTTAAGATGAAATTCGCCTTTTAAAGAATGAATTTTATCTCTAGCACTTCCCTTTGAGCGATAAGCCTTAAAATCAACTTTTTCCTTAGCTATGGCTAAAACATCGACATTTGCCCCCGAACTTACGATGATAGTGTGAGCTAAATCAAGCAAAGCTTTACCCCCATCAATGAGCCATAAATCAGGCGGAGAAAAGCTTTCAAATTCTTTACTTCTACGCATTAAAACTTCCTTCATCTGTTCATAATCACTTTTCCCTTGTAGATGAAATTTGCGGTAATTTTGCTTCTCCCATTTGCCATTTTTAAAGCACACCATAGCCCCAACTTTTGCCACGCCTTGCAAGTGAGAATTGTCATAAATTTCTATGCAATTTGGCAGATTTTCAAGCTCAAAATAATTTTTTAATTCTTCTAAAATGTTTAAATCATTATTTTTGCGGTGGATGGAGATGTTAAGCAGAGCATTTTCAAAGGCTAAATCACAAATTTTTCTTTTTTCTCCCTTTTGTGGGACTTGAATGTGAATTTTTTTAAAAAATCTTCGACTAAGCAATTGTTCTAAAAGCTTTCTATCTTCAAAATCTTCATAAACATAAATTTGATTTGAGACGAGCGGGGTGTCTTGATTAAAACTTTCTAAAAGCATTTGTTTATAAATTTCATTGACACTAATTTCACTTTCTTTTAGGGTGTGAATTTTAGAATGTGTGCTGATGATTTTGCCCTCTTGTATGACAAAACGCAGGGTGGAGAAAATCCCATTTTCATTAGCAAGGGCAAAAATTTCAAAGTCCTCAAGTCTTGCTAAATCGATTTGCACTTTACTTTCTAAGGCTTTTATGGCATTAACCCCATCGCGTATTTTGGCGGCTTCTTCGTAATTTTCATTTTGGGCGTATTTAAGCATTGTTTTTTCTAAATTCTTAATTAAAATGCTAGGGTTTAAAAGGGCTTTTGTGGCGTTGCTTAGAATTTCTTTATATTTTTCTTCATCGATTAAGCCCTCGCACACTCCACTACACCTTGAAATTTGATGAAAAATGCAAAGTTTTTTACAATTTTTCTTTTGCTTTAAAGGATAGTAAAGATAAAGGGCGTTTAAAAGTTCCTTAGCCCCCCTAAAAAAAGGACCATAGTATTTAATTTTAGGCTTTTTAATAATTTTACGCGTGATTTCAAAGCGTGGAAATTTTTCATTTAAATCCACATAAATGTAGGGATAAGTTTTATCATCTCTTAGCAAAATGTTATATTTAGGATGGAGTTGTTTGATGAGAGAATTTTCTAAAATGAGGGCGTTGGCTTCTGTTTTGGTTGTGATGAATTTCAAATGCACCGCTTCGCTAATCATTTTTTGAATTCTTAGGCTATTTTTGACATTAGCTCTTAAAGGATTAAAGCTAAAATAGCTCTTTACACGCTTTTTTAAATTTTTAGCCTTACCGACATAAAGAAGCTTTCCTTCTTGATTAAAATATTGATAAACTCCAGCACTTTCTGGTAAGCTCATAAGCTCTTTTTCAAGCATTTTGAATCACTTTTCTTAAGGCTTCAAACTTTTCGTAAAGGACTTGATTTTCGAAAGAATTTTTAAATTCCCCCAAAGAAAGCTCGATATAAGGGCGAATGTTTTTTACTTCCTCTTTAAATTTTGGCTTAGAATTTTCATAACGCTGGGAAAAAATTCTAAGATTTTTAACCTTAGAAAATTTGCTCAAAGGATTTTCTTTCGCATAGAGCTTTATAAGAATTTTAATGTAATTTTTGCTATCATCGTGGTTTAATTCTTGGTAGCCTATATGATTGAGCGTTATGATGTTTAAAGTGTCATTTTTAATAAAGAGCTTGGCGATATGACGCCTGTGTTTAGGTGGCATTAAAAGTAAGAAATCCTTACAATAAAAAAGATGTTTTAAGGGAGCATAATGAGGCTGATTTGTCATTTCAATAATAATATTAGTCGTGGTTTTCGTTTTTTTCATAAGGGCATTTTAGCATTTTTTTGTTTAATATGCTTAAGTGCTTGTGGATATAAGGGAGAGCCGACTTATACGACTTATGAACAAAATGGTTCGGTTAAAAGTGTTAAAAAATATGAAACTTTAAATAGGTGGTAAAAATGAAACAAGATTGTATTTTAGTGTTAGATTTTGGGTCGCAATATACGCAATTAATTGCTAGAAGATTACGAGAATTTGGGATATATGCAGAGATTGTGCCTTATTTTGAAAGTCTAGATTCTATCAAGAGTAAAAATCCTAAAGGCATAATCCTAAGTGGCGGACCAGCAAGTGTATATGAAGAGGGTGCTTATAAGCCTGATGATGGCGTATTTTCGCTTGGTGTGCCTGTGCTTGGAATCTGCTATGGTATGCAGTATATCGCGCATTTTTTTGGCGGCAAGGTCGTAAGGGCGCAGGCGCAGGAATTTGGCAAGGCGGTGCTAGAGCTTGTGGAATCGTCATTGCGAGCAGACGAAACAAGCACGACAATCCAACCTTCTTTTGACACAAGCGAACTTAAATTTGTAAGCTTTAGCGAAAAAGAACTTGAAGATGTGCAGGGTGCGTTGGTGGATTTATGGGAAGATTCTGTTAGGGCGAGTCATCATTTTTTAAGTGAAGAGGATATTTCTGAAATTCGCGTTGAGGTTGAGGGTGCGTTTTATCAAGTGGCAAATTTGCTTGTGGCAACTTATGAAAATGATTTTGTCGGTTTTATCGGGGTTCAAGATGATGAAATTCCTATGCTTTTTGTGAGTCCAAAATATTTTAATTTTGGTATCGGAAAGGCGTTAATGCTTGAAGCTTTAGAGCGTTATTTAAAGGGTTTTGACGCTATTAGGCTAGATTGTAATGAGCAAAATCCTAATGCGCTAATATTTTATCAAAAGCTAGGTTTTTCTCAAGTAGCACGCAGTGAGAAAGATAGTGCTGGGCGCGATTTTCCTATTTTGCATTTGAGCGTAAGGCGTGAAATTCTTTTGCAAACACTTAAAAATCCTAGTCAAAAAAGCGTGAAATTTCAAGCTTCTAACAAGCTTTTTGCGGGAGTGAAGCAAGATTCTATCGTCTGGATGAGCCACGCTGATAAAGTAGAGCAGATTCCGCAGGGCTTTGTGGAGCTAGCTAAAAGTGGGAATACGCATTACTGTGCGATAGCGGATTTCACGCGCCAAATTTATGCGTTGCAATTTCACCCTGAAGTCGTGCATAGCGAGTGTGGCGGGGAGATTCTAAAAAATTTCGCGCTGCATATTTGCGGGGCGGATAATAGCTGGAATATGAAAAATTTCGCAGAATTTGAGATAGCCAAACTGCGCGAAAAGGTGCTGGGGAAAGCTTGTGAGAATGGGATGGATTTTATATCTGTCTTAGAAACGCCACGCACTTATTTGCGTAAATATTGCCTTGATGATTTAGAGACTTTGCAAAAGATTTTAGATGAGAAAACAATGTATGCGTGGGGACACGCTTTTAGTAAGCAAGAATGCAGAGATTGGATAGAGAAGCAACTTGAAGCTTATGAAAAATATGGCTTTGGATTTTGGGCTGTGGTAGATAAGGCAAGTGGTGAGATTATCGGCAATGCAGGGCTAAACTATGAGCGTGTAAAACTCGCTGGGACAAATGTCGCGGATTCTCAAAATGCAGAGCGTGAAATTTTGGAACTTGGCTATATCATCAATCATCGTTTTTGGAAACAAGGCTTAGGGTTTGAAGTGGCGAGTGCGTGTGCGGAATATGCGTTTAGCAAACTTGGCGCAAAGGAGCTTTATTGCTTGATTAAAGAAGACAATATACCCTCACTCGAACTTACTAAAAAGCTTGGAATGTGTATCGTCGGGAAAATTATAAAGCATTACAAAGGACAAGAATTAGCACATTTCGTGTTAAAGATGAGTGAGTTGCCACTATTCGCAAAAGATTCTAAGGTTTTGTGTGCGGTGAGTGGCGGGGTGGATTCTAGTGTCGTAGCCACTCTACTTTACCGCGCCATAGGGGAGAATCTAATCCCTGTGTTTGTGGATACTGGGCTTTTGCGTAAGGGTGAGAGAGAAGCGGTGGAGCAGATGTTTAGGGAAAATCTAAAAGTGCCTTTGATTGTCGCAGATGCTAGGGAGCTGTTTCTAGGGCGATTAAAGGGCGTAACTGACCCAGAAAGAAAGCGCAAAATCATTGGTGAAACTTTTATAGAGGTTTTTGAGCGTGAAGCCAAAAAGCACAATACAAAAGGCGAGATTAAGTTCTTAGCCCAAGGCACACTCTACCCTGATGTCATAGAATCTGTAAGCGTGAAAGGACCAAGCAAAACGATAAAAAGCCATCATAATGTGGGCGGACTGCCTGAGTGGATGAAATTTGAACTCATAGAGCCTTTGCGTGAGCTATTTAAGGACGAGGTGCGCGCGCTTGGGCGAGAGCTAGGAATGCCGCAATCTATGCTAATGCGCCATCCTTTCCCCGGACCCGGGCTTGCCATACGCATTATGGGAGAGGTCAATAGCGCGGATTTGGGGCTTTTGCAAGAGGCGGATTCTATCTTCATAGAGGAGCTGCATAAGTGGGGGCTCTATGATAGCGTGTGGCAGGCATTTTGCGTGCTGCTAAATGTGCGGAGCGTGGGGGTAATGGGTGATAACCGCACCTATGATAATACGATATGCGTGCGCGCGGTGGAGGCGATGGATGGAATGACGGCGAGCTTCTCGCACCTGCCGCACGAGTTTTTAGAATCTGTGAGCAATAGAATCATCAACGAAGTGGAGGGCATTAACCGCGTGGTGTATGACATCACAAGCAAACCCCCGGGGACCATTGAGTGGGAATGAGCATAAACTGTAAAATTTTGAATATGCAAAAAAGTAAAACGGATTTATTTTTAGAGCTTGCTAAGCCTGATAAAAAAGGATTTTCAAGGTGGGTAAGTGTAAGCGAATTTGTAGGGGAATATAAAACCTTGCAGCTTGGCAATGGCGGAAGCTGGTGCAGAGCAAGTAGCAGCTTGGCGAAAAAATATATTTTAGAATTTGATAAATCCCGTACAAGTGGCAATGCTATTGATGCGATAAAGTTGCAAGGCTTTAATCCACATAAATCTTTCAATCAAAACATACGAAAAGATATTAAAGATTTTTATAAGTCCCAAAAATGCGTAATGTTAGGCGTGTGTGGCAAGAGTGAAAATACACACATTGAAATAGACCATAAAGATGGGCGAAAAAATTCTGCATGTGTGAGTGATTTGCAAAATCAAAGCTTGCAAGATTTTCAGCCTTTGTGTAAGGTGGCAAATGATATTAAGCGTCAAATTTGTAAAACCTGCAAACAAACTAATATCCGCTGGAGTGCAAAAAATATTAAGGGTAATCCTTATGATTTTTATGCAGGCGATGAGCATTATACAAAAGAGCTAGGCTGTGTGGGCTGCTATCAATACGACCCTGTGGCATATCGCAAAGAGAGCGCAAAAAGAATCGCTAAAGAAGCAGCAGATTTTATCGCTCAAAAACTTTATAAAGATGAGATGCGATGAACTACATCGGATCAAAATTTAAGCTACGCTCATTTTTGCAACAAAGCATAGAATCTACACTCAAAAATCACAATGCTAAACCACTTAAAGATTCTATCTTTTGTGATATGTTTGCAGGCACGGGTGCAGTAGGCAGAATCTTTAAATCCAAAGTCAAGCAAGTAATCAGCAATGATAAAGAATATTATAGCTTCGTGCTTAATCAAAACTACATCGGCAATCATCTGCCATTGCCGCGCGCGCAGAATCTGCTAGAGATTCTTAACGATACACGCCTTACCCCCTCAAAAAAAGGCAAGATTTTTACTCACTATGCGCTTGGCTCTGGGAGTGGGAGGCAGTATTTTAGCGATGAGAATGCGATGAGAATTGATGGGATTTGCTCTAAGATTCTACAATGGCACAAACAAGACTATATTAACCAAAATGAATACTATTTTCTTTTAGCTTCACTTTTAGAATCTGCCGATAGCGTGGCAAATACGGCTTGTGTGTATGGGGCGTTTTTAAAGAATCTGAAAAAAAGCGCGCAAAAGCCACTTATTCTAACTCCTGCGACATTTGAATGCAATGAAAATCATCATAAGGTTTTTAATGAAGATTCTCAAAAACTCATCACACAAATACAAGGAGACATACTCTATCTTGACCCACCTTATAACGCTAGAGAGTATGGGGCAAATTATCATTTGCTTAATTCCATTGCGCTCTATGATGATTTTATCCCGCGTGGTAAAAGTGGGCTTAGGGCGTATGATAAAAGTGCGTATTGTAAAAAGCGCGAAGTAGAATCCGCGCTTACATTTTTGCTTGAAAATGCAAAATTTGAGTGGATATTTCTAAGCTATAACGATGAGGGACTTTTAAGCCTAGAGCAAATAGAAAAGCTTATGCGTAAATACGGCACATATTCTTGCGTGGAGCAAAATTATCAACGCTTTAAGGCAGATTCTGCAAGAATTCAAAAACAAAATCAAACGATAGAGTATTTGCATATTTTGCATAAAAAGTTAGAAAATGCAAAATGATATAAAGATAAATAAATTTTCGTTATAATAAAACAAAAAGGCACATAATGAAAACCTTGACAATCATAGATACATTTGGATTTTTCTTTCGACTTTATTATGCTTTGAAAAATTTTACAAGCTCAAAAGGTGAACCAAGTGGTATGGTGAGTGGATTTGCGAATTTTATTTATTCTCTTAAAAATGAATATAAAAGCGATTACATTATTTTTGCTTTGGATTCTAAGGGCAAAACTTTCCGTAGTGAAATTGAC includes:
- the pseI gene encoding pseudaminic acid synthase; protein product: MLINDFDTTKGVFIIAELSANHSGSLELGLKTIKAAKEAGANAVKIQTYTPQSLTLDSDKEDFIIKGGLWDKRKFFELYESAKTPYEWHSQLFEASQDAGLICFSSPFSKEDLEFLRRFDPAAYKIASFEANDETFVRQVAKEKKPTFVSTGIIDESEIARVCEIFKEEKNENLCLLKCTSAYPAKLSDMNLNALKSLKKFGYEVGLSDHSEGHFSATLAVALGARVIEKHFILDKSIKSEDSAFSLDFSEFKAMVDAVREAESALGSEDLSLDEKTLQNRRFARSLYASKNIKKGEIFSEENIKSVRPSFGLHPKFYPQILGKKAKRDIEFATPLKEEDL
- the uvrC gene encoding excinuclease ABC subunit UvrC, with protein sequence MLEKELMSLPESAGVYQYFNQEGKLLYVGKAKNLKKRVKSYFSFNPLRANVKNSLRIQKMISEAVHLKFITTKTEANALILENSLIKQLHPKYNILLRDDKTYPYIYVDLNEKFPRFEITRKIIKKPKIKYYGPFFRGAKELLNALYLYYPLKQKKNCKKLCIFHQISRCSGVCEGLIDEEKYKEILSNATKALLNPSILIKNLEKTMLKYAQNENYEEAAKIRDGVNAIKALESKVQIDLARLEDFEIFALANENGIFSTLRFVIQEGKIISTHSKIHTLKESEISVNEIYKQMLLESFNQDTPLVSNQIYVYEDFEDRKLLEQLLSRRFFKKIHIQVPQKGEKRKICDLAFENALLNISIHRKNNDLNILEELKNYFELENLPNCIEIYDNSHLQGVAKVGAMVCFKNGKWEKQNYRKFHLQGKSDYEQMKEVLMRRSKEFESFSPPDLWLIDGGKALLDLAHTIIVSSGANVDVLAIAKEKVDFKAYRSKGSARDKIHSLKGEFHLNTDDKKLQFLQKLRDEAHRFALSFHQNIKKKQDLKSSKLLNLGISEGYLQKLLSFYGDFEKIYQANFEELKMLTNVKTAQKIKEIQ
- a CDS encoding motility associated factor glycosyltransferase family protein translates to MINPPHLTKNLKALKQSNPNLNLPQNQDKFSLSDDFNLYFKEQKIYQNVKEELSAKLIFLREHYAYYPLLYFYGFGNGTLYKILCQRQSIVVFEEDLELLSLVFSLIDFSEEILSKKLILITNLKELDALFQNELIQTSYKIYTLFSHSAFYENENLEFWHSKMKEHFDFLLLQKGNDTKDTLVGMKHTLTNLSTMLERPKFKDFLQTYRFQNKTAIIVSTGPSLTKQLPLLKKIQDKAVIFAADSAYTILKKENIKPDFVFSLERLELTSEFFNENSTKFDEDTLFIISSLTHPNTLKYLEDKNFLLVLRPFYFENALKCDEFGYLGVGASVANMAYECAAALRFENIIFIGQDLAYDEGGLSHEKSYTLLSHHKDDFKRDKDKFLCEAYGGEALAQSSLAWTLFRLGLQRDINTAKILNIRTFNATQGGARIEGTIEKSFAWCCENLLCEKKKKFTLKSGKIPKENTLLRVKSLAQGGEEFALKLENVLKDFENAIAKNENLECFLHIFKQISEDFKKQDICTDLFLNLLFDLESERLKLKAQNADIMSDLNTQKSYFVKLFGLLKEQNELLKGYE
- a CDS encoding motility associated factor glycosyltransferase family protein encodes the protein MSIYEKNLKALKNPILKEALSKVKAPFHFKILTGSDPLDINLQDLRDNSLLYQNPMQELNQMIKLYNESYPLYPVLYFYGFGNGLLYKVLAQNEHHLLFVIFESEIEIIYHIFHLVDFSKEFEKSKILFLNPKDDVNLDAQALFTEFKPAFYSSRVYFLELHSSYYEKFKDNVKHTNEIFSHTIENTINSYGNDAYDSLLGIKHHSLNLAKMISHPTTQELKAKRKGQFKSCVIVSTGPSLAKQLPLLKEFQDKVVIFAADSAYPILIQNDIIPDYVCMVERTDFTAEFFKHDFGTKDDKTTFLLASLVSPKAIEYLERRNKNYSLIEKFLPFYVFTALKRFGYLNEAVSVAHMSLSIASFLDFQNIVFIGQDLAYGEDGSSHSKDYQNGEHFESEGYEDIFEIEGYGGTRVKTHFVWHMFKHFLEKQLSILDKKYHFYNATEGGARIKGTIEKPFKECCEEFFTEEKGVLEKLENLNEKKQKEFLLKALYKLYQARQNCLEFRKNLEENLDELNSRVKPYLDKIDLSAFARGGGMQDSIEQIMQIREKIEKVGLDMAELLQPLKFQFDLNLGRLVSIVARDDAQNLQKNLWWIKEHLYYFELIAKHIKEEENVLESAILNLENVMKEKGLKKRIEKLKNKFEDEKC